The genome window CACCAGGTCGTCGTCCCGCACCGCCCGCAGGGCCCGCCCCACGCCGCTGCCCAGGAGGTGCCGCAGGACGACGAGGGTTGCGGCCATGCATGCCGCCACCCACCACAGCGTCGTGTACGGCGGGATGCCGTTGATGCCGAGCGCGCCGCGGGTGTAGCGGTCGAGGTTGGTCGCCAGCACCTGCACGATCACCATGAAGCCGAGGGTGGCCACCGCCAGGTAGTGGCCGCGCAGGCGCAGCACCGGCCAGCCCACCGCTACCGCGGCCAGGGCGGCCAGCGCCCCACCGGCCAGGAGCGCCGGGAGGAAGGGCCACTCCACCTGCGCCAGCCAGCGCGGCAGGTCGGGCTGCAGCATGGCCTTGCGCGCGACCGGGAAGGTGAGCAAGGTCCCGGCGTACGCCCCCACGGCCATGAAGCCCGCGTGCCCCAGGGAGAAGATCCCGGTGAAGCCGTTGGTCAGGTTCAGGCTGGTCGCCAGGATGACGTTGATGCCCACGACGTTGAGCAGCCGCAGGTGGTACTCGTTGAGGGTGCGCTCCGCCAGGAGGAGCAGGAGGGCGGCCGCCGCGGCGACCCCGCCGGCGCGCAGGAGCGCGGCCGCCCTCATCGCCCCGCCAGCACCCCCTGGGGGCGCAGGAGCAGGATCAGGATGAGCAGCGTGAAGACGAAGGCGTCGCGGTAACCGGAGAGCGCCGGCGGGAGCAGCCCGACGAAGAGGATCTCCCCGAAGCCGAGGAGGTACCCGCCCAGGATGGCGCCCGGGACGCTGCCGAGCCCGCCGAGGACAGCAGCCACGAAGGCCTTCAGCCCGGGCAGGAAGCCCATGAAGGGGTCGATGCGCCCGTACTGTCCGCCCAGCATGACGCCGGCGAAGCCGCCCAGCGCCGCGCCCAGCGCGAAGGTGAACCCGATGACCCGGTCGGTGGGGATCCCCATGAGCTCGGCGGCGTCACGGTCCTCGGCGGTGGCCCGGATGGCCGTCCCGACGCGGGTGCGGCGGATCATGAGGTGCAGCGCGGTCATGAGGCCGACCGCCAGCGCGGTGGTGAACAGGGCCATGCGGCTGACGACGACCCCGCCCAGGAGGAGGAGCCCCGCGAGCTGCGGGGGCAGGTGGAAGGGGCGCGGCTGCGCGGTCAGCGTCATCACCAGCAGGTTCTGGACGATGACCGAGAGGGCCAGGCTGACGATGAGGGCGTTCACCTCCGGGGCGCGGCGGATGGGACGGTAGGCGACGCGCTCGACGGCCAGGCCGACCGCACCGACGAGGGCGACGGGGAGGAGCAGCGCCGCCCCGAGGGGCAGGCGGGGCGCGGCCAGCAGGGCCAGCGCGGCGTAGGCGCCCAGGGCCAGCAGGTCGCCGTGGGCGAAGTTGATCAGGCGGAGCACCCCGTACACCAGC of Armatimonadota bacterium contains these proteins:
- a CDS encoding branched-chain amino acid ABC transporter permease; amino-acid sequence: MDLALYLAQQLVNAVTLGSVYALSAIGLSLVYGVLRLINFAHGDLLALGAYAALALLAAPRLPLGAALLLPVALVGAVGLAVERVAYRPIRRAPEVNALIVSLALSVIVQNLLVMTLTAQPRPFHLPPQLAGLLLLGGVVVSRMALFTTALAVGLMTALHLMIRRTRVGTAIRATAEDRDAAELMGIPTDRVIGFTFALGAALGGFAGVMLGGQYGRIDPFMGFLPGLKAFVAAVLGGLGSVPGAILGGYLLGFGEILFVGLLPPALSGYRDAFVFTLLILILLLRPQGVLAGR
- a CDS encoding branched-chain amino acid ABC transporter permease, whose translation is MRAAALLRAGGVAAAAALLLLLAERTLNEYHLRLLNVVGINVILATSLNLTNGFTGIFSLGHAGFMAVGAYAGTLLTFPVARKAMLQPDLPRWLAQVEWPFLPALLAGGALAALAAVAVGWPVLRLRGHYLAVATLGFMVIVQVLATNLDRYTRGALGINGIPPYTTLWWVAACMAATLVVLRHLLGSGVGRALRAVRDDDLVAQALGIPVARYRLGALTLGAFFAGVAGVLWAHLITVISPGAFSFLLTFQIVVMVVVGGMGSLSGSVVAAVLLTLVPEGLRRLEQGAVVAGLTIPPLFGLSQIVLACALVLVMIYRPEGLLGQAEVGWRPLRHLRDLRQRRLPAREAEERG